Part of the Aquarana catesbeiana isolate 2022-GZ linkage group LG12, ASM4218655v1, whole genome shotgun sequence genome, ggggaaatgcagttccggcactgaatgtatgtaatggcaaggggtgctggggtgggctggagggtctattgttgctggagcgcATCTATTTTGCTGGCGGGTCAATTTGCCGGAAGAGATCTACTATTGATCGagtgggtctattgatgctggctgctgggagatgtgttgttgctgctgggtggtattttgttgtgggggtctattgtttgagtgaatctattgttgctggcggggtctattgctgctggctgtggggaatctattttactacttttcttgctatcattaacaaatttcatataaaattacttagaaccacaaaattatacttggctctgtactctctaaaaaggggcagtactgagaggtgggtaggggatgaaaccaaggaacgctgctcagaggtgggtaggggactgagataagaagtgactcagaagaAACACCTATtctcggagaaaaaaaaaaaaaaaaaaaagccctgccattATGACATAAAAGCATTTTACTGGCTAGCAATATTTTCCTGTATACTGCAGCCACAAATGCATAAACCATGGATGAAAGGACTAAGCAACTCCTGTGCACATCCCTGGCTTGCTAAGCAAGACAGCGAagactccttaaagtggttgtaaacccccctgagacatttttacatatgtactgaaaatatctcctaaatgtgcgcagtttaggagatatttaccttgtagagATCATTGGCGCATGCACAGTGAAGAAACGGTCCTCCGTGctgtttcttccccagcgtgtgccgtgactggcagctcccgcgcagaagtgacatcatgcgactctggccagtcacagagccagagtccgtggccccagaaggaagaaaggtgaagatggatgcttccaccagcagggacagcgcgggcttcgtttgcaggcaagtgccacataatggactagtatgcgatgtatactagcccattatgcttttaactttgcaggggaataaagaggaagtaaaacccatgaaGTAACCCAttagggtttatttcctctttaaggaAGGCTGGGAGAAGATGGCAGTGGTTGCAACGGAGTGACAAGGGAGATAGAGGGGGCATTGCATTGCTGGAGGAGGGACCCCAATAATCTTTAAGCATTAGCAAGTTGCAATTATAAACAGACATCTAAATTCTGATTGACATGGGCTACCCCCATTCTGTTTCTTCTACTCTTCCTGCTTTTACCCAAAACTTTATAAGGTATGCACTAAAAGGCTTAGAAAGCTACCCTACCTCATGGGCCAACATCTTGTACAGCTCCTCCCGGGTCTCTGGTAACCGTTCTCGGTCAGTGCTATCAATTACTAAGatgacaaactgaaaaaaaataaaataaaaaattatgattaaataaaaacaaaatcagaATCAAGAGACCCTTACtgacacaaatacacacacatacatatatatatatatatatatatatatatatatatatatatatatatatatattatacacacacacacacacatatgtacacccctcacatttttgtaaatattttattatatcttttcatgtgacaacactgaagaaatgacactctgctacaatgtaaagtagtgagtgtacagcttgtataacagtgtaaatttgccgtcccctcaaaataactcaacacacagccattaatgtctaaaccgctggcaacaaaagtgagtacacccctaagtgaaaatgtccaattgggctcaaagtgtcaatagttcctgtggccacgattattttccagcactgcccaaaccctcttgggcatggagttccccagagcttcacaggttggcactggagtcctcttccactcctccatgacgacatcacggagctggtggattttagagaacttgcgctcctccacctaccatttgaggatgccccacagatgttcaatagggtttaggtctggagacattcttggccagtccatcacctttaccctcagcttctgtagcaaggcagtggtcgtcttggaggtgtgtttggggtcgtgttgttggaatactgccctgcagcccagtctctgaagaaaggggatcatgctctgcttcagtatgtcacagtacatattggcattcatggttccttcaatgaactgtagctccccagtgccggcagcactcatgcagccctagaccatgacactcccaccaccatgcttgactgtaggcaagacacacttgtctttgtactcctcacctggttgccgccacacacacttgacaccatctgaaccaaataagtttatcttggtctcatcagaccacaagacgtggttccagtaatccatgtccttagtctgcttgtcttcagcaaactgtttgtgggctttcttgtgcatcatctttagaagaggcttccttctgggatgacagccatgcagaccaatttgatgcagtgtgctgcgtatggtctgagcactaacaggctgacccccccaccccttcaacctctgcagcaatgctgccacactcctacatctatttcccaaagccaacctctggatatgacgctgagcacgtgcactcaacttctttggttgaccatggcgaggcctgttctgagtgcaacctgtcctgttaagccgctgtatggtcttggctaccattctgcagctcagtttcagggtcttggcaatcttcttatagcctaggccagtgatggcgaaccttggcaccccagatgttttggaactacatttcccatgatgctcagctacactgcagagtgcataagcatctggggtgccaaggttcgccatcactggcctaggctgcctttatgtagagcaacaattatttttttcagatcctcagagatctttgccatgaggtgccatgttgaaattccagtgacaagtatgagagagtgagagcaacaatacaaagtttaacacacctgctccccattcacacccgagaccttgtaacactaacgagtcacatgacatcggggagggaaaatggctaattgtgcccaatgtggacattttcacttaggggtgtactcacttttgttaccagcggtttagacatcagtggctgtgtgtggagttattttgaggggaaagagatagatatatctctatacatacatctttttttattgtattttttctacTTGTCACTAAATATTGACTAGCAGTAGTTTCACGGTCTGTGAATGGCTGCAGTTCCAAGTTGGTGACCTCCtgtgtgcagaggggaagccacTTGGCACAGGATCTGGAAGATAGCGGTGATCACTGTAGAAGACTACTACAGGGATTGTCAGCATCTACATTGGTCTGAGTATGAGATATACATACTTGCATtattccaagctggaccaatgtgaaTTCAGATCATACATGAAGCTCAACTTTAAGAAAAAGTAATGACTAGAGTAGCTTTGCCTTCTTTTGCAGACTGCAGATTCAAAATTAGAGATCCGGAGATTCTTACCTCTGTGTTGGAGTAATAACTATTCCATGTAGCTCGAAGGGTCTCTTGTCCTCCAATATCCCACATTAGAAAGTGTGTGTTCCGTAGGACAATCTCCTCAACATTACTGCCAATAGTTGGGGCTGTGTGCACCACCTCGTTCATCAGACTATagggaataaagggaaaaaaaaaaaaaaaccaacagggtTAGACTTACTAGTAGTTCTAGGAGTGTTCCAAATTGTCACATGGGAGATTCCCCACCAGGAACACAAAACACCTAAatgaaaaacactttaaaaaagaaaGATATGTAATCGATGCTTCCATTCACGATCAATGAAATAAATTCTTCCCTTCATGATTAAATGAAAACTCTTTTAAAAGGAATTTCTTCTTACTCAACTGTAAAGAACGGATACAATTTTGTGTTGTGCACAAGTGAACTTTTACCACCCCCAGATCCTCTATAGCTCCCTACTCTGCTGCTTTCTTAAAATTTTGTTTGTCATTTCCAATATTTACCCAGCCCCGTCCCCCCCGCCAACCTTCTTTTGTCCAGGCAAAAATGATGTGTCCCTGCTCACAGCAGCTGCAGGGTGGAGATGGCATGTGTCATTGGAGTCTGGCCACCTGAACTTTGAAGAAGCAGCCAACTCTCGAGATCATagaaaggccaagatggcagcacAAGACCCAGGCTACTGCCTTTGACCAGAGGATTGCAACAGGACTATGCTGGATCTGCTTGTTAGGTGAATCATTGACTATCTAGGATGACTGGTAAGtgcggatataaaaaaaaaacaaaaaaaaaaaaaaaaaaaaaacaaaataaaaaacaccaaacacacacacacacacacacacgctcgtCACTGAAGCTCCTCTAAGTACAATTGAATTTAAAGGGTTTAATGCTTctccctatgttatggagaagGGCAAGGTTGCCTGTTTTTTTTCCTAATacactttctgttatagggtgacaatgcttttCCTCCATAGATACACTACCAAAAGAATTAGGGAAATTCAAATGCTCAGTTTCCCTTTTCCCACAAATATTTAGTAGCCATATGCTAACTAGATAAGGGCCTTTTACTTCCTCTCCAGCCCCAAGGCCATTTGCTGAGGACAGGCTTTAAATACTCACAATTGGTACAGGATGGTGGTTTTCCCAGCATTATCCAAGCCAACAATGATTACTTTGTGCTCTGTAAAACAAATGGACAAGGGGTATTATTACTAAGTATTGTGGCAACAACATAGATAGAAGAGCAGTACAAGTGAAAACAGTAAATGGTACAATAAAACATCTTGAAGTGGCACTTGAAGGATCAGTCGTGAACTTGGTAAAGTTTTCTGAAGTGTTCGTGGACTTCTACACAGGGTAGTCAAGACTTAGCCTGACCATACACCGAGTGAATTTCAACCGGGTCGtcagaaattatttatttattttttgaacctgaattgagagagaaaaaagaataataatgggctgggcagaaaattgttggctgaagACTGTCTGCAACCAATCAGTGCAGTCATGGTTTGGATATTCTGATAGCCAATGCCACCAAATCAGTTAGCAGGGGGAGATTTGTCCATCTGTGCCAATAATCGTGACTGGAGGTTAGATATCTTTGGTTCAGCTCACAGGCTGAgtgaaaaaatacatttcaaaaaatgtatcttgtgtgtatggccagcctaaagtccAACTGCAGCCCAATCTCAAGGGTTGAAGCGCAAGTCCTCATTTCTTTTATTTTGGAAAAATGTATTTGTACAAGAACAGGAGGTGATGGATACCTTTCTGATGGAGGCACAgattgcaacaacaaaaaaaaaaagttttatttagtgGAGAGGAGTTTGAATACTGTTTGTCAGGTATTTAATGCGTTGTGTGTGTTCTCAGTGACTCCCACACCCTCTCAATTCATGTCCTGGAGTCACCGGTACagaaaagtaaggggaaatctgcTCAATAAGGAA contains:
- the ARL5C gene encoding putative ADP-ribosylation factor-like protein 5C; amino-acid sequence: MGQLFTKLMSIFGNKEHKVIIVGLDNAGKTTILYQFLMNEVVHTAPTIGSNVEEIVLRNTHFLMWDIGGQETLRATWNSYYSNTEFVILVIDSTDRERLPETREELYKMLAHEDLKNAAVLIFANKQDVKDSMSASEISSSLALSAIKDRAWHIQGCCALTGEGLPAGLDWLKSRVTAN